Proteins from a single region of Chloroflexota bacterium:
- a CDS encoding Ldh family oxidoreductase, translated as MDNERTIAIEDLETFCAEAFAALGVTRSNAQLLAGILVEAELRGHASHGVRLVAYYSPRVKAGTIKPKPKVRMLRESPISVLVDADYGFGGIACTRALERCLIKAGTNGVGIAGVHNSSHLFIPAHYVLRAARQGYIAICTSVAEAVMPVTGGMGRMLGNNPWAFGVPVGDQDPMVLDIAPSASFAKVRMHAAENAPLPDGWALDKDGNPTTDAQAALIGSLLPLGDHKGYGLAMVSELIAGVLSGNDYGPDSGESGKVGHFLLVMDPSLFMAHPDFARRVTEYISRIKASPRRPGVDEIFYPGERAGRLEREARARGTHVLPRIVWEPMKETAAELGISLELR; from the coding sequence ATGGATAATGAGCGTACTATCGCAATTGAAGACCTGGAGACGTTTTGTGCCGAAGCGTTTGCGGCTCTCGGGGTGACCAGGAGCAACGCGCAGTTGTTGGCGGGAATTCTGGTGGAAGCGGAATTGCGCGGTCATGCCAGTCATGGGGTACGGCTCGTCGCATACTATAGTCCCAGGGTCAAGGCAGGCACAATCAAGCCTAAACCCAAGGTCCGCATGCTCCGGGAGTCTCCGATTAGTGTATTGGTAGATGCCGATTACGGCTTCGGCGGCATAGCCTGCACCCGCGCACTTGAACGCTGTCTCATCAAGGCGGGAACGAACGGCGTCGGCATTGCGGGGGTCCACAATTCGAGCCATCTCTTCATTCCGGCGCACTACGTTCTGCGGGCAGCTCGCCAAGGATACATCGCCATCTGCACCTCAGTAGCCGAGGCAGTGATGCCGGTTACCGGCGGGATGGGTCGCATGCTTGGCAACAATCCCTGGGCGTTCGGGGTGCCCGTTGGCGATCAGGACCCCATGGTGCTCGATATTGCGCCTTCGGCATCGTTTGCCAAAGTACGCATGCACGCGGCAGAGAATGCGCCCCTGCCCGATGGCTGGGCACTGGATAAAGACGGCAATCCGACCACTGATGCGCAGGCGGCGCTGATTGGATCGCTGTTACCGCTTGGCGACCATAAAGGCTACGGCTTGGCGATGGTATCGGAACTCATAGCAGGCGTTCTCAGCGGCAATGACTATGGACCCGACAGCGGCGAGAGTGGTAAGGTGGGCCACTTTCTCTTGGTGATGGATCCCAGTCTATTCATGGCGCACCCCGATTTTGCGCGGCGGGTAACGGAATATATCAGTAGAATCAAGGCCTCGCCGCGCCGGCCCGGTGTGGACGAAATCTTCTACCCCGGCGAGCGTGCAGGACGCTTAGAGCGCGAAGCACGCGCTCGCGGCACCCATGTACTGCCGCGCATTGTCTGGGAGCCGATGAAGGAAACAGCGGCGGAACTCGGGATAAGCCTTGAACTTCGTTGA